The following proteins come from a genomic window of Pangasianodon hypophthalmus isolate fPanHyp1 chromosome 24, fPanHyp1.pri, whole genome shotgun sequence:
- the LOC113536823 gene encoding transcription factor TFIIIB component B'' homolog isoform X3 has product MMRRSRISVKPNFRPGSRTGTESEQVSQGVSEAGDTLPAVEVEVPRPAPSHQQNVALIEPSEDVAIKNAPEMPSKMTQNDGAPSSGATSSSAAPHRRMRISATPKLLGPKPTSTPRAQPSARMPSSAPSPLSNEEHVQIHDSASEAPAPVSIMSNDPSKSGAPRKSTSPTNLPTQSSTTTQSSSPCVPSTSGLRKSPVREKKSVEDSPPSPQPGQVPQQPPQEPEPPESPSSSDLSSVCFKPSQFDKAGSLEMVEKSSDKDRILRALKLKELMKIERRKDIQMGKRRVGHKEYTALDRSKMTMRDLIYYLPNTSPMRSSIAHEENQEETIIPPSPKQQIKTAEGDEEEEQEESENEEMLVPKVRVAEDGSIILDEESLTVRVQRTSNTKALEDSTALFERGSTTTYSSFRTLNYVKSWSVRETDLFFLAISMVGTDFSLIGQLLTHRSRAAIKSKFKKEERLNPWRVDKALRNKRPYDKEFFSYLLEKILAKDKDKRKSVKLILPKTKKPRKSKGKTSNKLCVSDDEGDDDIFHMDDHEDLEDDEDVSVEKENEDVSNVKEADTSVPAKKRRKRTRDVSKDKDKDNSTEEPVKRKRQRKCSKKTTKEVHSKDDTEGEHDINVEGDTINVNKEDELERSTSASKRRRKRSKNDEEKQNGKPVKGTKGKQLKKSRKVVCDHEESVSEHEESSIRDEDGSATKKKRKRAKNSDLDVDEPAKGKKNTKRKKALKSTVEEEGTAEEGEASAALQEAEQLNAPVTAEVADNVPPKATRRNKKPLPNLATTRSKKSNEPEASAEVERESQDENIHESILTAADSPSEDEKLQMQAVVVLEKTPPRQQNVLSPSKVQCKNNELEPSMSSPASPSSSESSSTQQTRMQRAGRAKRDLSTSGKTGRKTGMMDQDQADPESPMVLLEQNQEPEGEEGDNSLNENLINLSCLRDLDSQMFQRRPMMVLSREEVDMILDASDQSADEDPSVSPLDLSLNTELSFPLQCSKLLEDNDEEGEVDCVFEEHEERTNERASCEERNCEELELTESALAQPDIPNLRDSSTSLTPEVCSQPEVGLSKVTTPTEEAEPQVHPMACKDVTTVATVLEGSPPLVVLDNVEPICMKPDAPMTQETITTETTALGTSLVVSDIMDESEKAMLPTLLKESALASSEITAQSKLTPAGSGLGSHRSLQAAPEVKGELQKSLSGPSQTLETLQDSSEIEEGTQESALASSEIKARTQGCAVAPEVKEDSQEEVSVQSRPTRRSRFQKPKPNLSQKSRVLQNQGQDLKTPSTLKPKSSEPTVSTEKLLYSPATDQHGALEDFSKQNLTKEEETSQSNTVDQMESESTKDLSDASTAVPDQENITTVTLSPASADEPQAQPGTSNLRDISTSLTPEVCSQPEVGLSKVTTPTEEAEPQVHPMACKDVTTVATVLEGSPPLVVLDNVEPICMKPDAPMTQETITTETTTLGTSLVVSDIMEESEKAMLPTLLKESALASSEITAQSKLTPAGSGLGSHRSLQAAPEVKGEFQKSLSGPSQTLETLQDSSEIEEGTQESALASSEIKVRTQGCAVAPEVKEDSQEEVSVQSRPTRRSRFQKPKPNLSQKSRVLQNQGQDLKTPSTLKPKSSEPISTEKLLYSPATDQHGALEDFSKQNLTKEEETSQSNTVDRMEAESTKDLSDASTAVPDQENITAVTLSPASADEPQVASECSSSRCDVDMVPPCTSLTSQTGEDTGTGQMIVPSEDVCAPAEIVHLTEGGDKEPTFILTLYEIPVTQTYLPSSSNDSVMTSDLPTFETQASLGFSDQAHTLPSTSESSRIDALLMESDLGVVTKDLAENVMEQISAHEISAHETSHEITSPHTKDEDSDASANLEIDIPPRDPHSECKKSSEFAPLDDLAPRTSGYGISKCITALPQDSEDTAQCERVSRMVLADVFVPVSEDTGDDSSKDRTMAVETKEASSVSVTEDLAENVKEQTSSHEHILLDTKDEESDASANLEKGVPHMDHDTECKKGSEFAPLQDLASGTQSTPSGFNISKCIETLPQDSEGTEQCESVSHMVLGDIFVPVSENMGDDSGEDRTMAVESKLQSKEASAVSVTEDLAENVKEQISEHMTSHEPILLDTKDEESDACVNLETGIPYLDPDSECKKGSEISPVEDLASRNQSTPSGFNISKCIETLPQDSEDTEQCESVSHMVLGDIFVPVSEETGDNSSKDTAMAVECKLQSKEASSVGLPERQDTPYEELTKVENSPAVSNPLLCFDSTEESKDTPPLSEEKKAPARRRERQIKTQPKLVKRARAKDVSSKPDQLVKDPSQPTSSHVVLPASHEENLAGMSNTTDEKSLDRMSSRGNQTSVSRGKEVKPKSIAEESPKMSQSDSEPTESKPVSAALHLSKEPKLEEENSENVTGDATIKDDMESSAEDKELSILTSNEGENVRPSCEDMNFSLMKTSGSGSSNVGSEETEAEPQGVSHMVLPDVFVLVSDEIEDALCNDFTVSIESSPQSLSLPKKSGTHIQKELKTEAVSQTLSEESTQNQSPLVDIKTPVRKRGKQEVKRTCTKNDVTGTRLSQPTSPQATTPSSQLTTLPRNENMVLLEEKLQRRHHIMPCTVRLSSLDTVAQSLRIPQLGNRKGNDVMSSPTCHASVTNVSEESSTPSLFEGMKLEDPELEKKSPTRRKGKKNESSPDTKRGHLKPVQTISQTRQLTITDWAKKKSHQTATNQEEEEPEKSSQMQSSLKAKEMHLMVEKTCSKSQHTDSEEPEGSHLVPALEETEDVSSVSKEVNRSSEVAKESNEDPSVSQVKKSPARRRAKLQVKPILSKKACTKSEGNTSTTDQPQPTGFTSPTRQHAQAAREKKESDNITKLPIKEVTSTSSMEANSKSTESSSISSGPQSPISQDTWPRVVLPRVKLWTTEAGVCSASSTPTSSPARVSESVSPPVTPPQLKNSPTQSSSPTASENPDDDPSRVSQFFLCDIFTEVEEAE; this is encoded by the exons ATGATGCGAAGATCAAGAATCAGCGTTAAACCTAACTTCAGGCCTGGAAGTCGGACTGGTACAGAGAGTGAACAGGTCTCTCAGGGGGTGAGTGAAGCAGGTGACACCTTGCCAGCAGTTGAAGTAGAAGTGCCGAGACCAGCACCATCTCACCAGCAAAATGTAGCACTTATAGAGCCTTCTGAGGATGTGGCTATTAAAAACGCTCCTGAAATGCCTTCAAAGATGACCCA AAATGATGGAGCACCCTCTAGTGGAGCTACCTCTTCATCTGCAGCTCCACATAGAAGAATGAGGATCTCAGCTACTCCAAAACTTCTCGGGCCCAAACCTACTTCCACGCCTCGAGCTCAACCGTCTGCCAGGATGCCTAGCTCAGCCCCATCACCTCTTTCCAATGAGGAACATGTCCAGATCCATGATTCAGCTTCTGAAGCTCCGGCTCCTGTCTCAATAATGTCTAATGATCCGTCTAAATCAGGAGCACCTAGAAAGTCCACATCTCCTACAAACCTGCCTACACAATCTTCCACAACGACTCAATCATCATCTCCATGTGTTCCTTCCACTTCTGGTCTTCGAAAGTCTCCAGTCCGTGAGAAAAAGTCAGTGGAGGATTCTccaccatctccacagcccgGTCAAGTTCCTCAGCAACCACCGCAAGAACCGGAACCCCCTGAATCTCCATCTTCATCTGATCTGTCTTCAGTTTGCTTCAAACCTTCCCAATTTGATAAGGCAGGTTCTTTGGAGATGGTTGAAAAATCCTCAGACAAAGACAGAATATTAAGGGCTCTTAAACTGAAGGAACTGATGAAGATTGAACGGAGAAAAGATATTCAG ATGGGGAAGAGAAGAGTTGGTCATAAAGAGTACACAGCCTTGGACCGCAGTAAGATGACCATGAGGGACCTTATCTATTACTTACCCAATACCAGCCCTATGAG GTCTTCCATAGCACACGAGGAGAACCAAGAAGAGACCATTATTCCACCTTCGCCCAA GCAACAAATAAAAACCGCAGAGGGggacgaagaagaagaacaagaggagtctgaaaatgaagaaatgctGGTGCCGAAGGTCAGAGTGGCGGAGGACGGCTCAATCATTCTGGATGAAGAAAG TTTGACAGTGCGAGTACAAAGGACCTCGAACACCAAAGCGTTGGAGGACTCGACCGCCCTGTTTGAACGCGGCTCTACTACAACTTACTCCAGCTTCAGAACACTAAACTATGTGAAGAGCTGGTCAGTCAGAG agaCCGACTTGTTCTTCTTGGCCATTAGCATGGTGGGGACGGATTTCTCTTTGATCGGCCAGCTATTAACCCACCGTAGCCGTGCAGCAATTAAg AGCAAATTTAAGAAGGAGGAGAGACTCAACCCATGGAGAGTAGACAAAGCTTTGA GAAACAAGCGACCCTATGACAAGGAGTTCTTTAGCTATTTGCTGGAGAAGATTTTGGCAAAAgataaagacaaaagaaaatctGTTAAACTGATACTGCCAAAAACCAAGAAACCAAGGAAATCCAAAG gaaaaacatcaaataaattgtgtgttagtgatgatgagggtgatgatgaCATCTTCCACATGGATGATCATGAAGACttggaggatgatgaggatgtcagtgtagaaaaagaaaatgaagatgtGTCTAACGTAAAAGAAGCAGATACCTCCGTCCCTGCAAAAAAGAGGCGCAAACGCACAAGAGATGTCAGCAAGGATAAAGACAAAGACAACTCCACTGAGGAACCAGTCAAAAGAAAAAGGCAAAGAAAATGTagcaagaaaacaacaaaag aGGTACACTCCAAGGATGATACTGAAGGTGAACATGACATCAATGTTGAAGGTGacactataaatgtaaataaggaGGATGAACTCGAAAGAAGTACTTCAGCTTCGAAAAGAAGGCGCAAACGCTCAAAGAACGATGAAGAGAAACAAAATGGAAAGCCAGTTAAAGGAACAAAGGGCAAGCAACTCAAGAAATCACGCAAAG TTGTCTGTGACCATGAAGAGTCTGTTAGTGAACATGAAGAAAGCAGCATTAGGGATGAGGATGGCTCTGCtactaaaaagaaaagaaaacgagCCAAGAACAGTGATTTGGATGTAGATGAACCAGCCAAAGGGAAAAAgaacacaaagagaaaaaaggcaCTGAAAA GTACAGTAGAAGAGGAAGGAACTGCAGAAGAAGGAGAAGCttcagcagctttacaggaGGCTGAACA GTTAAATGCTCCAGTCACAGCTGAAGTAGCAGATAATGTTCCACCAAAAGCTACCAGGCGAAATAAGAAGCCTTTGCCTAACCTGGCTACAACACGAAGCAAGAAAAGCAATGAACCAGAAGCTTCTGCTGAAGTTGAAAGGGAGAGTCAAGATGAGAATATCCATGAATCCATTCTGACG gCAGCAGACAGTCCTTCGGAGGATGAGAAGCTCCAGATGCAAGCAGTGGTTGTGCTGGAAAAGACCCCCCCAAG GCAGCAAAATGTGCTCAGCCCTTCAAAAGTCCAgtgcaaaaataatgaattggAGCCCTCAATGAGCTCTCCTGCTTCTCCATCTAGCAGTGAGAGTTCTTCTACTCAGCAGACAAGAATGCAAAGAGCGGGAAGAGCAAAGCGCGATCTGTCCACTAGTGGGAagacaggaagaaaaacaggaatGATGGATCAGGATCAGGCTGATCCCGAGAGCCCAATGGTTCTGTTAGAGCAGAATCAGGAACCTGAAGGTGAAGAGGGTGACAACTCCTTGAATGAG AACCTGATTAACTTGTCATGCCTACGTGATTTAGATA GTCAGATGTTTCAAAGAAGGCCAATGATGGTGTTATCTCGTGAAGAGGTGGATATGATCCTCGATGCTTCAGACCAAAGTGCTGATGAGGATCCGTCTGTGAGTCCTCTGGATTTATCATTGAACACAGAGCTCTCTTTTCCACTTCAATGCAGCAAGCTCTTGGAGGATAATGATGAAGAAGGTGAGGTTGATTGtgtgtttgaggaacatgaggaAAGAACAAATGAGAGAGCTTCTTGTGAGGAAAGGAACTGTGAAGAACTGGAGCTAACAGAGTCTGCATTG GCACAACCTGATATCCCAAACCTCAGGGATAGTTCTACCTCCTTAACACCAGAGG tgTGCAGTCAACCAGAAGTAGGCCTAAGCAAGGTAACAACCCCAACAGAGGAGGCTGAACCTCAGGTCCACCCAATGGCTTGCAAAG ATGTGACAACAGTAGCAACAGTGCTTGAAGGTTCTCCACCTCTGGTTGTTCTGGATAATGTAGAGCCTATCTGCATGAAACCAGATGCACCCATGACCCAAGAAACAATCACCACTGAAACTACTGCACTTGGCACCTCATTGGTAGTCTCAGATATCATGGATGAATCTGAGAAAGCTATGCTGCCAACTTTACTCAAAGAGTCTGCACTAGCTTCCTCTGAAATCACAGCGCAGTCAAAGCTGACCCCAGCAGGAAGCGGGTTGGGATCACATAGGTCTCTGCAGGCAGCTCCAGAAGTGAAAGGGGAATTGCAAAAGTCTCTGTCAGGACCTTCTCAAACTTTGGAGACATTGCAGGACTCATCAGAAATTGAAGAGGGTACACAGGAATCTGCCTTGGcaagttcagaaataaaagcgAGAACGCAAGGTTGTGCGGTTGCACCAGAGGTCAAGGAAGACTCCCAGGAAGAGGTGTCTGTTCAATCCAG ACCAACAAGGAGGAGCAGATTTCAGAAGCCTAAACCTAACCTGAGTCAGAAATCAAGAGTTCTCCAAAACCAAGGACAAGACCTCAAAACACCCAGTACTCTAAAACCCAAGAGCAGCGAGCCTA CAGTCTCCACTGAGAAGCTACTTTATAGTCCTGCTACTGACCAGCATGGTGCATTAGAAGACTTCAGTAAGCAGAACCTCACCAAAGAAGAGGAGACATCTCAGTCAAATACAGTGGATCAAATGGAATCTGAATCAACAAAAG ATCTCAGTGATGCATCTACAGCAGTACCAGATCAGGAGAACATCACTACAGTAACTCTGAGTCCAGCCAGTGCTGATGAACCTCAG GCACAGCCTGGTACCTCAAACCTCAGGGACATTTCTACCTCCTTAACACCAGAGG tgTGCAGTCAACCAGAAGTAGGCCTAAGCAAGGTAACAACCCCAACAGAGGAGGCTGAACCTCAGGTCCACCCAATGGCTTGCAAAG ATGTGACAACAGTAGCAACAGTGCTTGAAGGTTCTCCACCTCTGGTTGTTCTGGATAATGTAGAGCCTATCTGCATGAAACCAGATGCACCCATGACCCAAGAAACAATCACCACTGAAACTACTACACTTGGCACCTCATTGGTAGTCTCAGATATCATGGAGGAATCTGAGAAAGCTATGCTGCCAACCTTACTCAAAGAGTCTGCACTAGCTTCCTCTGAAATCACAGCGCAGTCAAAGCTGACCCCAGCAGGAAGCGGGTTGGGATCACATAGGTCTCTGCAGGCAGCTCCAGAAGTGAAAGGGGAATTCCAAAAGTCTCTGTCAGGACCTTCTCAAACTTTGGAGACATTGCAGGACTCATCAGAAATTGAAGAGGGTACACAGGAATCTGCCTTGGcaagttcagaaataaaagtgaGAACGCAAGGTTGTGCGGTTGCACCAGAGGTCAAGGAAGACTCCCAGGAAGAGGTGTCTGTTCAATCCAG ACCAACAAGGAGGAGCAGATTTCAGAAGCCTAAACCTAACCTGAGTCAGAAATCAAGAGTTCTCCAAAACCAAGGACAAGACCTCAAAACACCCAGTACTCTAAAACCCAAGAGCAGTGAGCCTA TCTCCACTGAGAAGCTACTTTATAGTCCTGCTACTGACCAGCATGGTGCATTAGAAGACTTCAGTAAGCAGAACCTCACCAAAGAAGAGGAGACATCTCAGTCAAATACAGTGGATCGAATGGAAGCTGAATCAACAAAAG ATCTCAGTGATGCATCTACAGCAGTACCAGATCAGGAGAACATCACTGCAGTAACTCTGAGTCCAGCCAGTGCTGATGAACCTCAGGTGGCTTCAGAATGTAGTAGCAGCAGATGTGATGTTGACAT GGTACCACCTTGTACTTCACTGACTTCACAGACTGGAGAAGATACAGGCACGGGGCAGATGATAGTTCCTTCTGAG GATGTCTGTGCCCCTGCAGAAATTGTCCACTTAACCGAAG GTGGTGACAAGGAACCCACCTTTATCTTGACCCTGTATGAGATTCCTGTCACTCAGACCTACCTGCCTTCATCCAGTAATGACTCTgtgatgacctctgaccttccCACATTTGAAACCCAGGCTTCTCTGGGGTTTTCAGACCAGGCACATACTTTACCATCTACATCAGAGTCATCCAG AATAGATGCTCTGCTCATGGAAAGTGATTTAGGCGTTGTCACTAAGGATTTGGCAGAGAATGTCATGGAGCAAATTTCAGCGCATGAAATTTCAGCGCATGAAACATCTCATGAAATCACTTCACCACACACAAAGGATGAAGACAGTGATGCTTCTGCAAATCTGGAAATAGATATTCCACCACGTGACCCACATTCAGAGTGCAAAAAGAGTTCCGAATTTGCCCCACTTGATGATTTGGCACCCAGGACTTCTGGGTATGGTATCTCAAAATG cattaCAGCATTACCTCAAGACTCAGAGGACACTGCGCAGTGTGAGAGGGTTTCTCGTATGGTGCTGGCTGATGTCTTTGTCCCTGTCTCAGAGGACACGGGAGATGATTCAAGCAAGGACAGGACAATGGCTGTAGAAACCAAGGAAGCCTCTTCAGTTAGTGTCACTGAGGATTTGGCAGAAAATGTCAAGGAACAAACATCATCTCATGAGCACATATTACTAGACACAAAGGATGAGGAGAGTGATGCTTCTGCAAATCTGGAAAAAGGTGTTCCACATATGGACCACGATACAGAGTGTAAAAAGGGTTCAGAATTTGCTCCACTTCAAGATTTGGCATCCGGGACTCAAAGCACACCTTCCGGATTTAACATCTCAAAATG CATTGAAACATTACCTCAAGACTCAGAAGGCACTGagcagtgtgagagtgtttcTCATATGGTGCTGGGTGATATCTTTGTCCCTGTCTCAGAGAACATGGGAGATGATTCAGGCGAAGACAGAACAATGGCTGTAGAAAGCAAGCTTCAAAGCAAGGAAGCCTCTGCAGTTAGTGTCACTGAGGATTTGGCAGAAAATGTCAAGGAGCAAATCTCTGAGCACATGACATCTCATGAACCCATATTACTGGACACAAAAGATGAGGAGAGTGATGCTTGTGTAAATCTGGAAACTGGTATTCCATATTTGGACCCTGATTCAGAGTGCAAAAAAGGTTCAGAAATTTCCCCAGTTGAAGATTTGGCGTCCAGGAATCAGAGCACACCTTCCGGATTTAACATCTCAAAATG CATTGAAACATTACCTCAAGACTCAGAGGACACTGagcagtgtgagagtgtttcGCATATGGTGCTGGGTGATATCTTTGTCCCTGTCTCAGAGGAGACAGGAGACAACTCAAGCAAGGACACAGCAATGGCTGTAGAATGCAAGCTTCAAAGCAAGGAAGCCTCTTCAGTTGGTCTTCCAGAGAGACAAGACACTCCTTATGAAGAGCTAACAAAG GTAGAAAATTCGCCAGCAGTATCCAACCCACTGTTATGTTTTGACTCCACAGAGGAGTCAAAAGACACACCACCTTTGtcagaagagaaaaaagcacCTGctagaaggagagagagacaaa TCAAGACACAACCTAAACTGGTAAAAAGGGCACGTGCTAAAGATGTCTCCTCAAAACCCGATCAGCTTGTAAAGGACCCGAGTCAGCCAACCTCTTCACATGTCGTCTTGCCAGCCTCTCAT GAGGAAAACCTGGCAGGTATGTCAAATACTACTGATGAGAAGTCATTAGACAGAATGTCATCAAGAGGAAACCAAACCTCTGTTAGTAGAG GTAAGGAAGTAAAGCCCAAATCTATTGCAGAGGAATCTCCAAAAATGTCTCAAAGTGACTCGGAGCCCACGGAGTCAAAACCTGTCTCCGCTGCTCTTCACCTGTCCAAAGAACCTAAGCTTGAAgaggaaaacagtgaaaatgtaacAGGAGATGCTACAATTAAAGATGATATGGAGTCATCTGCAGAGGACAAAGAATTGTCAATATTGACATCCAATGAAGGAGAAAATGTGCGGCCAAGCTGTGAGGACATGAATTTTAGTCTGATGAAGACTTCAGG TTCTGGCTCGTCGAATGTGGGCTCTGAGGAAACTGAGGCAGAACCTCAAGGTGTTTCTCACATGGTGTTGCCTGATGTCTTTGTTCTTGTCTCAGATGAGATAGAAGATGCCTTATGCAATGACTTCACAGTATCTATAGAAAGCAGTCCACAAAGTCTCAGTCTTCCAAAGAAGTCTGGCACTCACATTCAAAAG GAATTAAAAACTGAAGCTGTGTCCCAAACATTGAGTGAAGAGTCGACACAGAATCAGTCACCATTAGTGGACATTAAAACACCTGTCAGAAAGAGAG GCAAGCAGGAGGTGAAGAGAACATGTACTAAAAATGACGTGACAGGAACAAGGCTGAGTCAGCCAACATCTCCACAAGCCACAACACCGTCATCACAGCTCACTACCCTACCTCGGAATGAGAACATGGTGCTACTTGAAGAAAAGTTACAGAGAAGGCATCACATCATGCCATGCACTGTTAGACTCTCGAG TCTTGACACTGTAGCCCAGAGTCTCAGGATTCCTCAGCTTGGAAATAGGAAGGGTAACGATGTGATGAGCTCACCAACATGCCATGCAAGTGTAACGAATGTATCAGAGGAGTCAAGCACACCATCACTATTTGAGGGGATGAAATTGGAAGACCCAGAATTAGAAAAGAAATCCCCTACAAGAAGGAAAG GCAAGAAAAATGAGTCCTCACCAGATACAAAACGTGGTCATTTAAAACCAGTTCAAACCATTTCACAAACTCGACAGCTAACCATAACAGATTGGGCAAAGAAAAAGTCGCATCAGACTGCAACAAAccaggaagaagaagaacctGAGAAGTCTTCCCAAATGCAGTCAAGCTTAAAAGCCAAAGAAATGCACCTCATGGTTGAGAAGACATG TTCAAAATCGCAACATACAGATTCAGAGGAACCTGAGGGTTCTCACTTAGTGCCTGCCTTGGAGGAGACTGAAGACGTGAGCAGCGTCTCTAAAGAG GTGAACAGATCATCAGAAGTAGCCAAGGAATCAAATGAAGACCCATCTGTATCACAGGTGAAGAAATCACCTGCTAGACGGAGAG CCAAACTACAGGTGAAACCTATACTGTCAAAAAAGGCATGTACCAAAAGTGAAGGTAATACTTCAACAACCGATCAGCCACAGCCAACAGGGTTCACCTCACCAACACGGCAGCATGCCCAAGCAgccagagagaagaaagagtcCGACAACATAACTAAGCTACCCATAAAAGAGGTTACCAGTACATCCAGCATGGAAGCAAACTCAAAGAGCACAGAAAGCTCTTCGATATCAAGTGGTCCCCAGTCTCCCATATCCCAAGACACTTGGCCGAGGGTTGTTCTGCCACGTGTAAAGTTATGGACTACTGAAGCAGGTGTATGCTCAGCCTCATCCACGCCTACATCCTCTCCAGCCAGGGTTTCAGAAAGTGTATCTCCACCAGTGACTCCTCCACAG CTGAAGAATTCCCCTACACAAAGCAGCTCTCCCACAGCCAGTGAGAATCCTGATGACGACCCATCCAGAGTATCCCAGTTCTTCCTCTGTGATATCTTCACTGAAGTAGAGGAGGCAGAATGA